Below is a window of Planctomycetota bacterium DNA.
TGCTCGACGTCCCACGGCCGGAAGGTCTTCGCCATGGCCGTACTCGATCACAACGCAGCTCCCGTGTCGATCCGGAGAATGCGCGGCCGATCGCCGACCTGGGGCAGGCCGACGGACCGCTTACGGGGCCAGGCTCCTAGCCGCGATCGCGGCGTGACGCCGTCGGAGAGCTCGGCCGGGCTCTCGGGCGGCGTCGTTCGCGTTTCGGGCGGCGTCGTTCGCGTTTCGGGCTACGCGCCGGCGGCGGCGCGGACCAGCGCGCGCTCGGCGATCGCGAGATCGTCGGCGACGAAGATCGTGAGCTCGTCGAGCTGGCGGCCGTCGCGCTGGCCGGCGACGATCGTCGCGAGCGCGGCGACATCGACGACGACCGCGTGCGGCAGCGCCGCGGTGTCGAGCTTGCCGGCCAGCAAGTTGACGTGCGTGCCCGAGCGCAGCCACGCCGGATCGATCGTCACCGCGGGATCGGTGGCGCAGACGATGTCGGCGGCGCACGCGGCGCGCGGCTCGCCGCGGCGGATCTCGCGCGGCTGAAACCACAGCGCGTGGGTCGCGAGGCAGCGCTCGCCATCGCCGATCACGCCGATCGTGCGCGGCGTGCCGACCGCGAGGAAGCGCGAGGCCAGCGCCGCGAGGCACGCGCCGGCGAGCGCCGACAGGCCGCCGCCGCTGGCGTAGGCGATCATCAGGCCCTTGCGGCCGTGGGCGTGATCGACGAGCGCGCGCTCGACCGCGGCGACCGCGAGCTGCGGCGTCAGGCCGGCGATCACCGCCTCGCGATCGAACTCCTTGCGCGGCCGCGGACGATCGATCGTGTCCTCGGTGTCGTCGTCGTCGCCGGGCCCGGCGTCGCCGCCGCCCACGCCCTCGGTGGTGTCGCCGCGGCCCATCAGAAATCGGCCTGGCGCGGCGCGCGCGGGAACGGGATCACGTCGCGGATGTTCTCGATGCCGGTGGCGTAGAGGATCGCGCGCTCGAAGCCGAGGCCGAAGCCGGCGTGGGGCACGGTGCCGTAGCGGCGCAGGTCGCGGTACCAGTTGTAGTCGTGCTTGGGCAGCTTCATCTCGTCGAGGCGCGCGTCGAGCACATCGAGGCGCTCCTCGCGCTGGCTGCCGCCGATGATCTCGCCGATGCCCGGCGCCAAAACATCCATTGCCGCCACGGTCTTGTTGTCATCGTTGAGCCGCATGTAGAAAGCCTTGATCCCCTTTGGATAGTTCATCACCACCACGGGGCGGCCCACCAGCTCCTCGGTGAGGTAGCGCTCGTGTTCACTCTGCATGTCCATGCCCCACGAGACGGGGTACTCGAACTTCTTGCCCTTGGCGATCGCCGCTTCGAGCCGCTTGATCGCCTCGGTGTAGTCCATGCGCTCGAAGGGGCTCTTCACGAAAGTCTCGAGCCGCTGCACGCAGGTCTTGTCGACGCGCTCCACAAGAAACGCCATGTCGTCGGCGCGCTCGTTCAGCGTGGCCGTGAAGATGGACTTGAGCAAACCCTCGGCGAGCGTGGCGTCGGCGGCCAGGTCGGCGAAGGCGATTTCCGGCTCGATCATCCAGAATTCCGACAGGTGCCGCGATGTGTTGGAGTTCTCGGCGCGAAAGGTCGGCCCGAAGGTGTAGACCTTGGAGAGGGCCAGGCACCAGCACTCCACATTCAGCTGGCCGCTCACCGTGAGGTGCGCCTCCTTGCCGAAGAAATCCTTGTGCCAGTCGATCGTGCCGTCGGGCGAGCGCGGCGGATTGACCGCGTCGAGCGTGCTGACGCGGAACATCTGCCCGGCTCCCTCACAATCATTGGCGGTGATGATGGGCGTGTGGATCCAGAAAAATCCATTGTCGTGGAAGTAGCGGTGGATGGCCATCGCCATGGTGTGGCGGATCCGCCCCACCGCGCCGAAGGTGTTGGTGCGCGGCCGCAGATGCGCCACCTCGCGCAGATACTCGTAGGAATGCGCCTTGGGCTGGATTGGATAGGTGTCGGGGTCGTCCACGAAGCCGCAGACGCGGATGGCCTCCGCCTGCAGCTCAAGCGTGGGCACCTTGCCCTGGCCCATGACCAGCTTGCCGTCGGCCTCGATCGAGCAGCCCGCCGACAGCTTCATGATTTCATTCGCGTAATTGGCCAGCGCCGCTGGGGCCACGACCTGCAGCACTCCCTGGCAACTTCCATCGGAGACATTGATGAAGCTGATCCCCGCCTTGGAGTCGCGCCGGGTCCGCACCCAGCCTTTCACGCAGACACTCTTGTCCAGATGGGCGGCTTGGGAATGAAGGATGTCCGTGATGGCGGTCGACTGCATGGTTGCTCCGGGGAATGGTGCATCTTGAGTCGAAGCCCGCGTCAGGGCAACCCGGTCGAATTGGCAGTAGATGGGAAGCGGGAATCGACCAACCCAATATAAGTC
It encodes the following:
- the asnS gene encoding asparagine--tRNA ligase; the encoded protein is MQSTAITDILHSQAAHLDKSVCVKGWVRTRRDSKAGISFINVSDGSCQGVLQVVAPAALANYANEIMKLSAGCSIEADGKLVMGQGKVPTLELQAEAIRVCGFVDDPDTYPIQPKAHSYEYLREVAHLRPRTNTFGAVGRIRHTMAMAIHRYFHDNGFFWIHTPIITANDCEGAGQMFRVSTLDAVNPPRSPDGTIDWHKDFFGKEAHLTVSGQLNVECWCLALSKVYTFGPTFRAENSNTSRHLSEFWMIEPEIAFADLAADATLAEGLLKSIFTATLNERADDMAFLVERVDKTCVQRLETFVKSPFERMDYTEAIKRLEAAIAKGKKFEYPVSWGMDMQSEHERYLTEELVGRPVVVMNYPKGIKAFYMRLNDDNKTVAAMDVLAPGIGEIIGGSQREERLDVLDARLDEMKLPKHDYNWYRDLRRYGTVPHAGFGLGFERAILYATGIENIRDVIPFPRAPRQADF